A stretch of Chionomys nivalis chromosome 2, mChiNiv1.1, whole genome shotgun sequence DNA encodes these proteins:
- the Rnf225 gene encoding RING finger protein 225, producing the protein MPCPRLPWLRRHRASQGSSPGSPGTLSAPTSPSRGEEEDAEEEGDGTPADSPILPPASPMECLICVSPFDGIFKLPKRLDCGHVFCLECLARLSLATAGGGDAVACPMCRAPTRLAPRRGLPALPTQPGLLPRDARAPPLRQGSVRFDRRRGLLYLRPPPPSPGPRKSRTVRAPPPPPPLRLGRPLSRRLSLSSPTWAFNAAVALAVLVAAGLVVSGVYIFFLIPHVTTSGLVRPQVVALGPDPSFWQPPRPTPITPWTHIWIPRPTKPDLDPDDTLPEATKDTPQLEEAAKDPVESQGTLDTPPTPPQQTPKTETDLGWNLQAQDDGKMV; encoded by the coding sequence ATGCCTTGTCCTCGGCTGCCCTGGCTCCGCCGCCACCGAGCCTCCCAGGGCTCGAGCCCGGGTTCCCCAGGTACCTTGTCTGCACCCACGTCCCCTAGCAGAGGTGAAGAAGAGGACGCAGAAGAGGAGGGCGATGGCACCCCAGCCGACAGCCCCATCCTGCCCCCCGCATCTCCCATGGAGTGCCTTATCTGTGTGTCACCCTTCGACGGCATTTTCAAGCTGCCAAAACGCCTGGACTGCGGCCACGTCTTCTGTCTTGAGTGCCTGGCACGCCTGTCGCTGGCTACGGCGGGTGGCGGAGACGCAGTGGCTTGCCCCATGTGCCGTGCGCCCACACGCTTGGCCCCGCGCCGGGGGCTTCCCGCTCTACCCACGCAGCCAGGTCTGCTGCCTCGCGACGCACGCGCGCCACCACTACGCCAGGGCTCCGTGCGCTTCGATCGCCGCCGTGGGCTCCTGTACCTGCGGCCACCGCCGCCCTCTCCTGGGCCACGCAAGAGCCGCACCGTGCGTGCCCCGCCGCCTCCACCCCCACTGCGCCTTGGCCGCCCGCTGTCTCGTCGCCTATCCCTGAGCAGCCCCACATGGGCCTTCAACGCGGCAGTGGCGCTGGCTGTGCTGGTGGCCGCAGGCCTTGTTGTCTCTGGTGTCTACATCTTCTTCCTCATCCCTCATGTCACCACCTCCGGTCTTGTACGGCCTCAGGTCGTAGCTCTGGGCCCTGATCCTAGCTTCTGGCAACCACCACGGCCCACGCCAATAACACCCTGGACCCACATCTGGATACCGCGCCCCACAAAGCCTGACCTGGACCCGGATGATACCCTGCCAGAGGCTACCAAGGACACGCCACAGCTTGAGGAAGCTGCCAAGGACCCAGTAGAGTCACAGGGGACCCTGGATACACCTCCTACACCACCTCAGCAAACTCCAAAGACAGAGACTGACCTTGGCTGGAACCTGCAGGCACAGGATGATGGGAAAATGGTGTAA